TGCTTTCCCTGCTGTTGGCAGCCTCATCCGTCCAGGCCATGGCCCAGGCCAAGCCCACGCCCGCTCCCGCGGCCAAGCCCGCTCCAGCTCAGGCCGCCAAGCCTGCCCCGGCACCGGCCAAGGCCACCGGCGCCATCCTGGCCAACAAGGATTCCAAGATCTACCACCGCGCCGACTGCAAGGCCGCGGCCAAGATCAAGGACGCCAA
This sequence is a window from Geothrix sp. PMB-07. Protein-coding genes within it:
- a CDS encoding Ada metal-binding domain-containing protein; protein product: MNRALLSLLLAASSVQAMAQAKPTPAPAAKPAPAQAAKPAPAPAKATGAILANKDSKIYHRADCKAAAKIKDANKTSFASAAEADKAGYKACKVCKP